In Nicotiana tabacum cultivar K326 chromosome 10, ASM71507v2, whole genome shotgun sequence, the DNA window tattgaaatattCAAAATTTACGGCTCTTTCTCTCTCACTCACTCTCCTCGCTCTCCCTCTCTCGTCTTCGGCTAACCACCGGCGAGTCAGCCGGCGCCGGCAGCCAGCAGGCAGGTAGGCCCTCCTCCTCTCTCATCCCTCTTTCTCCTCTCGTCCCCCCTTCCCGTTTTCTCTCTCTCCCCTCTTATTTTTCTTTACGTTCCCTACCCCCCACCGTAGCAATCTCACTCGTTGTGTCGGTGACCCCTCTTTCTTTCTCCTCCCTTCTTTCGGTCTTCTCTCCTCCTTCTCCCTCCTTTATCGTCCTTCTCTCTACCCCATCCCCTTTTGGTCGATCTTTTAGCCCTAGTCCTAATAGAGTTGCCCTCAGGTCGATGACCTCCGGCCGGTGACTCCCCTGGTTGCCCTCTCTTCTCTGCCCAAGTCGCTCCCACTCCCCAcccccattttcttccatttgtgTTTGACTCTTTGACTCACTAACCCTCCCCGTTGCACTCATCGATGGTCCGCCTCCTTGTTTAGTTGGGCAGCCCGGGTTTCCATAGAACTAAACAGGTGCTGCGGTGACAGGTTGACAACCCCTTCCCCCTATTGGTTTTGTGGTAGTTGTGTAAAATTTGTCACTGAATTAGCTGCAATGGTTAAAGATAAGCGTGAAATGTACTGGCAGGCATCGTAAAATAGCCATGGTTTGGTGTTTGCAAAGGCTGGTGGGAGTTAGAAGGACGTACGTCAGATTCTGCGACCTCGAATGGGCACCAAGTCAAATTTCCAGGTCCTTTCCGCGGGAATAGATACCTCATGCTTTCCTGTTTCTATCTTTATGCTAGTTAATTTGTTGCCTATGGTGTTagcattagtttaatcatattattAGCGTGTCTGTGTTTGCATCATGTTATCTTTAGTTGGGGTCGTTGCCTATTCGGTGTTAGTATTTTTCAGTAGCTTGTCGTAGGTATAGTGGTTGTGGGCTAGGATGTAGAGTAAGGTCATGTACTTGGGGGGTGCGTAGGGTGAGGTAGGGGTTAGGGGGTGGGAAGGCAGGCAAGTGGAGGTAAGGGGAACAAGGGAGCTTGTAGGTTGAGGATtaggtcatggaacataggtatATTGACGGGTAAGTCAATAGAGTTGGCGAAGATTCTCCAGAAGAGGAAGGTCAATATAGCTTGTGTCTAGGAAACTAGGTGGGTAGGATCAAAGGCTAGGGATACgaatgggtataagttgtggtactctgaaGTCGTGAAGGGTAAGAATGAAGTGGGTATTTTAGTAGATAGGGATATTATAGAGTCTGTGGTAAAGGTTAGGTaggtgaatgatagactaatgtcTGTCAAGTTAGTGGTTGGAGATTGCACCCTTAATGTTGTTAGCGCTTACGCGCCACAAGCGGGCTTGGATGAGGAGGCTAAACGACACTTCTTAGGATCAAAGGCTAGGGATACgaatgggtataagttgtggtactctgaaGTCGTGAAGGGTAAGAATGAAGTGGGTATTTTAGTAGATAGGGATATTATAGAGTCTGTGGTAAAGGTTAGGTaggtgaatgatagactaatgtcTGTCAAGTTAGTGGTTGGAGATTGCACCCTTAATGTTGTTAGCGCTTACGCGCCACAAGCGGGCTTGGATGAGGAGGCTAAACGACACTTCTGGAGGGGTTGGATAATATAGTGCATAGTATTCCACCTGCTGAGAGGCTTTTTATAGGAGGaaatttcaatggtcatattagGTCGTCAGCTGGTGGTTATGTCGAGGTGTATGGCGGTTTTGGCTTTGGGGTTAGAAACGGAGGAGGAACCTCACTATTGCAGTTCACGAAGGCTTTCGAGCTGATGATTGCGAACTCTAGTTTTTCGAAGAGGGAGGAGCATCTGGTGACTTTCCAATGTATTGTGGTGAAGATTCAGATTGATTATTTCCTCCTCATAAAGTATGATAGGGGGTTGTACgaggattgcaaggttatcccaggtgagaccctcgcTACGCAGCATAGGCTCTTGGTTATGGATGTCGGTATCAtaataaggaggaagaagagggcTGCTTGTAGCAGACCAAGGgtcaggtggggagccttaactaaggataaagctcagAAGCTAGAGGGGAGGTTATCGGCTATAGGAACCTGGaaaagtagtggggacgcaagtGCTATGTGGATGATGATAGCGAACTGTGTCGGAGGCGGCGAAATAGGTGTTAAGGGTCTCGAAAGGTTTCTTGGGCTGACACAAAGGTGACTGGAGGTAGAATAGAGTGGCCCAAGCTAGAGTGGAAATGAAGAAGGCATTGTACATGAAGTTAGTAGGGAGTACAAGGGATTAGGAGATGAGGGCGAATAGAGAGAGGTATAAGGTAGCAAGGAAGGAGGCGAAGTTAGCGGTTATGGAGGCTAAAACTACAGAATTTGGTTTGTACGAGGAACTGGGGGAAAAGTCGGGGATAAGAAGTTATATCAGATGGCTAAGGTGATAGAGAGGAAGGCTCGAAacctggaccaagtgaggtgcatcaaagataAGGATGGTAGAGTGTTGATAGGGGAGGCTCAAATTAAGCagagatggcagacttacttttatGGACTTCTGAATGAAGAAAGGGACAAGGATATTGTGCTAGGCAATCTGGGGCATTCAGAGAGTCTCtgagactttgggtattgtaggcacATTAAGTTCGAGGAGGTCGtaggggctatgcgtaagatgaacataggcagagcgaccgggccaaaCAAAATTACGATTGAATTTTGGATGTGCATGGGTAGAGTAGGCCTGCAGTAAATGATtgggttgtttaatattattttcagTACAACGAGAATGTCGCATGAGTGGAGGTAGAGTATGGTGGtaccgttgtacaagaacaaaagtGATATCTAGTATTGTaataactataggggtatcaagttagttagtcatactatgaaagtttgggagataGTGGTAGAAGTAAGGATGATGAGTACTGTGTCTATATctgacaaccagttcgggttcatgccagATCGTTCGACTACAAAAGTTATCCACCTTattagaaggttggtggaacagtacagggatagaaAAAAGGATCTCCACCTAGTGTTTATTGGCTTggagaaagcatatgacaagaTCCCTAGGGaggttctctggagatgcctggaggcaaaaggtgtgtcatTAGCTTACATTAGAGCGATCAAGGAAATGTATGATGGAGATAAGACTTGGGTTAGGACAATGGGAGGCAACTCGAAGCATTTTATGGTTGTTATGGGATTACACCAAGGATCTATGCTCAGCCCAttcttatttgccctggtgatgggagcactgacacaccatattcaagggaaGGTGCCATGGTGTATATTATTCgttgatgacatagttctgattgatgagatgcAAGGCAGTGTTAATGACAGGCTcgaggtttggagacatacccttgagtctaagggtttcaagttgagcatgaCTAAGATAGAATATCTGGAGTGCAAATTTGGCGCCGAGTCGGGGGAAATTGGCATAGATGTGAGGCTTGGATCACATGTCATCCCTAGGAGAAGTAGTTTTAAGTACCTGAAGTCGATTATCTAGGGGGAGGAGAGATCGACGAGGacgtcacacaccgtataggggtgggatAGATAAAATTGAGGTTATCATcaggagtcctgtgtgacaagaaagtgtcgCTATTACTCAAAGGTAAGTCCTATAGAGttgtggttagaccggccatgttgtatgggccagattgttggccggttaagaactcttatattcagaagatgaaagtaacagaaatgagggtgctgaggtggatgtgcgggcatactaggatggataagattaggaatgaagttattcgggagaaggtgggtgtAGCTCTTATGGATGACAAGAtacgggaagcgaggctcaggtAGTTCCCGCACGTGCAGAAGAGGAGCCATGATGCTCCTGTGAGGAGGTGCGAGTGATTGGCCTTGGCgggtatgagaagaggtagagggcgacctaagaaatATTAGGGAGAGGTGATCATATAGGACATGGTGTTGAtgcagattttcgaggacatgacccttgataggaaggtgtggaagtcgagcattagggttataGGTTAGGATGTAGTCGAGTCTGGGATGAGGCTAGTTTGATAGGGTTGGCCTTAGACTACTAGTGGTTAATGTTGTGTTCACACTATCCTTCCGTTGTGCATAGCATCGAGGCTTATTTTCTGGTTTTGTTATTGCATTTCAATTATGTTCTAATTCTtatgatgttgttattatttctTTGGTTTTTATTTGATGGTACCAATATATAGTCCCTTCTTTTCTCGTCTTTTCCGccttcttgagctgagggtctttcGGAATCAGcatctctactccttcggggtagggataAGATTTGCATatacactactctccccagactccacttgtaAGATTTTACtgggtcattgttgttgttgttgttgttgttgttgttgtccttatttgtaatttggtacttaaaagtactttttgaaaagtttggccaaacacaaactattgctcaaaaatactttttagattgattagccaaacacaaactacttctctccaaaagtactttttttaaaaacatttttcaaaataagcagatttttCCAGCTTAGCCAAACATGCTACTAATTTTGCAAGAACTAACTACTTTTTCACTTTTTAAAAATTAACCAATTAATGCATAAACTATCAAATTAAACTAGTTGATTAATCAAAACAACTAAtatattattctattattttttgttttgtatt includes these proteins:
- the LOC107813182 gene encoding uncharacterized protein LOC107813182, with translation MSVKLVVGDCTLNVVSAYAPQAGLDEEAKRHFLGSKARDTNGYKLWYSEVVKGKNEVGILVDRDIIESVVKVRSSAGGYVEVYGGFGFGVRNGGGTSLLQFTKAFELMIANSSFSKREEHLVTFQCIVVKIQIDYFLLIKYDRGLYEDCKVIPGETLATQHRLLVMDVGIIIRRKKRAACSRPRVRWGALTKDKAQKLEGRLSAIGTWKSSGDASAMWMMIANCVGGGEIGVKGLERFLGLTQR